A part of Olleya sp. Bg11-27 genomic DNA contains:
- the lpxK gene encoding tetraacyldisaccharide 4'-kinase has product MKFLRFILFPIVPVYFVVTWFRNLMYDIGWKSSKSYDFPILCVGNLSTGGTGKTPMVEYLIRLLKDDLRLATLSRGYGRKTKGFVLGNPLSNAESLGDEPFQFYNKFSDGVLVAVDANRQEGIAQLIQNEPKPQLIVLDDAFQHRKVKAGFYVMLTTYANLYTKDFVLPSGNLREPKSGAKRANIIVVTKCPDDLTTAKKQAIVSEIKPLDYQNVFFSSISYSTILYSENKSLTLSELSDFKLITGIANATPLVDFLTEKDLDFEHIAFKDHHNFNLQEIERFSKYDCIVTTEKDYMRLKNESSLIGKLYYLPIKVEIDKAEKFNRLIKDFALY; this is encoded by the coding sequence ATGAAATTTTTGCGTTTTATATTATTTCCTATTGTTCCTGTGTATTTTGTTGTGACGTGGTTTAGAAACCTAATGTATGATATCGGATGGAAGAGTTCTAAAAGTTATGATTTTCCAATATTATGTGTTGGTAATCTAAGTACGGGTGGTACGGGAAAAACACCTATGGTAGAATATTTAATTAGATTGCTAAAGGATGATTTGAGATTAGCAACGCTAAGCAGGGGGTATGGTAGAAAAACGAAAGGGTTCGTGTTAGGAAATCCTTTGTCTAATGCTGAAAGTTTGGGAGATGAACCGTTTCAGTTTTACAACAAGTTTAGTGATGGTGTTTTGGTTGCTGTAGATGCTAATAGACAAGAAGGGATCGCCCAATTGATTCAGAATGAACCAAAACCACAATTAATAGTCTTGGACGATGCTTTTCAACATAGAAAAGTTAAGGCTGGATTTTACGTTATGTTGACAACATATGCCAATTTATATACCAAGGATTTTGTTTTGCCAAGTGGTAATTTACGTGAGCCTAAAAGTGGAGCTAAACGTGCGAATATAATTGTAGTCACTAAATGTCCTGATGATTTAACGACTGCTAAAAAACAGGCTATTGTATCGGAAATTAAACCGTTAGACTATCAGAATGTCTTTTTTAGTTCAATTAGTTATAGTACTATTTTATATTCTGAAAATAAGTCGTTAACTTTAAGTGAGCTGTCCGATTTTAAGTTAATCACGGGGATTGCTAATGCAACGCCTTTAGTCGATTTTTTAACAGAAAAGGACTTGGATTTTGAACATATAGCTTTTAAAGATCATCATAATTTTAATCTTCAAGAAATAGAGCGTTTCTCTAAATATGATTGTATCGTAACTACAGAAAAAGATTACATGCGTTTGAAAAACGAATCGTCTTTGATAGGTAAATTATATTATCTTCCAATAAAAGTTGAAATTGATAAAGCAGAAAAATTTAATAGGTTAATTAAGGACTTTGCGTTATACTAA
- a CDS encoding ATP-binding protein: MFFFAGLNLQAQDISEKEKEVIQGKINYNISLAQKNIDNNEFYKAQSDLDQALALAHQIKDNRSIGLIYSKIGKIQFITEEPVDALKSLFKAVEKQRFAEDNINIAETYKTIGNIFMSRKEYSRALDYYNSAQQAFENENLHDYAAETMLYKGDAHYNLEKYDAAETEYYDAISLAKRYKNNKILSSTYLSLGKTKAKTGDLTEAENLIKQALTIANKNEYRGLVSNAYASLSEVYSQKEDYKLANSFLKKHITLNDSLLQVKRSYLSPEKRLDKLYSNRIEYQKEKEADLEKEASSTWLEKLTTILSIALITILSLLTLSLYKNNNIRLKSNNILHKKNAELTIAMEKAELATKTKANFLSTVTHELRTPLYAVTGLTNMLLEENPKPAQIQHLKSLKFSGDYLLTFINDILQINKIEANKVDIEPEVFNLKKKVENVISALNNSATDNNIKLHLEYDRDLPTNFNADQLKISQILINLIGNSIKFTKDGDIWVRILKQSKDGENFNVKFEVEDNGIGISQEKQQNMFESFSQGSIQINRKYGGTGLGLSIVKGLIDILKGKIYLKSELGKGTTFFFEIPMKKSNEVIVEKKANYFNEIDELELSNIKILVVEDNKINQMITKKILNKMKLYCDVVDNGEDAVDKVKSINYDVVLMDIHMPGISGMEATKLIREFDKELTIFALTAVTIEDKMQEFDEAGFTDIIPKPFKQEEFEKKLFNALMLTKKETPS; the protein is encoded by the coding sequence ATGTTCTTTTTTGCGGGATTAAATCTGCAAGCTCAAGACATTTCTGAAAAGGAAAAAGAAGTTATACAAGGTAAGATTAATTACAATATTAGTTTAGCTCAAAAAAACATAGACAATAATGAGTTTTATAAAGCGCAGAGTGATTTAGATCAAGCGCTAGCCTTAGCTCATCAAATAAAAGACAATAGAAGTATTGGCTTAATATATAGCAAAATAGGTAAGATTCAATTTATAACAGAAGAACCTGTTGATGCTTTAAAAAGCCTATTTAAAGCTGTAGAGAAACAACGTTTTGCAGAAGACAATATCAATATTGCTGAGACCTACAAAACAATAGGTAATATTTTCATGAGCCGTAAAGAATACAGCAGAGCTCTGGATTACTACAATTCCGCCCAACAAGCATTTGAAAATGAAAACCTACATGATTATGCTGCTGAGACCATGTTATATAAAGGTGATGCCCATTATAATCTCGAAAAATATGACGCGGCAGAAACAGAATATTACGATGCCATAAGCTTAGCTAAGCGCTATAAAAACAATAAAATTTTAAGTAGCACCTATTTAAGTCTTGGTAAAACTAAAGCAAAAACAGGAGATTTAACGGAAGCCGAGAACCTAATAAAACAAGCGCTTACTATTGCCAATAAAAACGAATACAGAGGCCTCGTTAGTAATGCGTATGCTTCACTAAGCGAAGTCTATAGTCAAAAAGAAGACTACAAACTAGCAAATTCATTCTTAAAAAAACACATCACACTTAACGACTCTTTATTGCAAGTCAAACGTAGTTATCTTTCACCTGAAAAAAGATTAGACAAACTTTACAGTAATCGTATAGAATACCAAAAAGAAAAAGAAGCTGATTTAGAAAAAGAAGCGAGTTCTACTTGGCTAGAAAAGCTAACTACAATTCTGAGTATTGCTTTAATTACCATACTTTCTTTACTGACATTATCGTTATACAAAAACAATAACATTAGACTAAAATCTAATAATATTTTGCACAAAAAAAATGCAGAATTAACTATTGCAATGGAAAAAGCGGAATTAGCAACTAAAACTAAAGCTAACTTTTTATCTACAGTAACCCACGAGCTTAGAACACCTTTATACGCAGTCACGGGCTTAACAAACATGTTATTGGAAGAAAATCCAAAACCAGCACAAATACAACATCTAAAATCACTGAAGTTTTCGGGAGATTACTTATTAACTTTTATTAATGATATTCTACAAATTAATAAGATTGAAGCCAATAAAGTAGACATAGAACCAGAAGTTTTTAATTTAAAAAAGAAAGTTGAAAACGTAATATCAGCCTTAAATAATTCGGCTACAGATAATAATATTAAGTTACATCTAGAATACGACAGAGACCTACCGACAAACTTTAATGCTGACCAGCTAAAGATTTCTCAAATACTAATTAATCTTATCGGAAACTCCATCAAGTTTACTAAAGACGGGGATATTTGGGTTAGAATTCTAAAACAAAGCAAAGACGGTGAAAACTTTAATGTTAAATTTGAAGTTGAAGACAATGGGATTGGTATCAGCCAAGAAAAGCAACAAAATATGTTTGAAAGTTTTTCTCAAGGTTCTATTCAAATTAACAGAAAATATGGAGGTACAGGTCTGGGTCTATCCATTGTTAAAGGTTTAATAGATATTTTAAAAGGAAAAATCTATTTAAAAAGTGAGTTAGGAAAAGGAACTACATTTTTCTTTGAAATTCCTATGAAAAAAAGCAATGAAGTTATTGTTGAGAAAAAAGCGAACTATTTTAATGAAATTGACGAATTGGAATTAAGTAATATAAAAATACTAGTCGTTGAGGATAATAAGATTAATCAAATGATTACTAAAAAAATCCTTAATAAAATGAAACTCTATTGTGACGTCGTAGACAACGGAGAAGACGCTGTAGATAAAGTGAAATCAATAAACTACGATGTTGTTTTAATGGATATTCACATGCCAGGAATAAGTGGTATGGAGGCCACAAAATTAATCCGAGAATTTGATAAAGAACTGACTATTTTCGCGCTTACTGCAGTAACTATCGAAGATAAAATGCAAGAGTTTGATGAAGCTGGTTTTACAGATATTATCCCTAAACCTTTTAAGCAAGAAGAGTTTGAGAAAAAATTATTTAATGCCTTAATGCTAACCAAAAAAGAAACCCCTTCTTAG
- the aqpZ gene encoding aquaporin Z, with protein MKKLFAEFFGTFWLVFGGCGSAIFAAGFPDLGIGFVGVALAFGLTVLTMAFAVGHISGGHFNPAVSLGLWAGGKFPAKELPGYIIAQLVGAIVAAVALMYIVSGKAGFVDVGGFAANGYGDLSPDGYSMMSALVAEFLLTLFFLLIILGSTSEKAPKGFAPIAIGLGLTLIHLISIPITNTSVNPARSTSQALFAEGGEHLAQLWLFWVAPIAGALVAGVIHKMVLSKD; from the coding sequence ATGAAAAAATTATTTGCAGAGTTTTTTGGAACCTTTTGGTTGGTCTTTGGAGGATGTGGTAGTGCTATTTTTGCAGCAGGATTCCCAGATTTGGGTATTGGATTTGTAGGGGTTGCATTGGCTTTTGGACTTACTGTCCTTACGATGGCTTTTGCTGTTGGTCATATTTCTGGAGGGCATTTTAATCCAGCGGTATCTCTTGGTCTTTGGGCTGGTGGTAAGTTTCCAGCTAAAGAGTTGCCAGGTTATATCATAGCGCAATTAGTTGGAGCTATTGTAGCGGCTGTAGCTTTGATGTATATTGTTTCTGGTAAAGCTGGGTTTGTAGATGTGGGTGGATTTGCAGCTAATGGTTATGGCGATTTATCTCCTGATGGTTATTCTATGATGTCTGCGTTAGTCGCTGAGTTTTTATTGACTTTATTTTTTCTATTAATTATATTAGGTAGTACTAGTGAAAAAGCACCTAAAGGGTTTGCACCAATTGCAATTGGTTTAGGATTGACATTAATACATTTAATAAGTATACCAATTACAAATACTTCTGTTAATCCTGCTAGATCTACTAGCCAGGCATTATTTGCAGAAGGAGGTGAGCACCTTGCGCAATTATGGTTGTTTTGGGTAGCACCAATTGCAGGCGCTTTAGTTGCTGGTGTTATACATAAAATGGTATTGAGTAAAGATTAA
- a CDS encoding anti-sigma factor domain-containing protein: protein MNDKITTFLNSDLLNKYLIGQTTASETLEVEHYISTYPEIEKAYDTLQDKLEFTAQLTTVKAPKLILDNVLNALDEKPVIALKPKRTKKWYSLAIAASVTALLFASSSFYLFNQNKQLSSENQTIADEIFDLRGDIANNNSTLNLLLDQFKQLNNPETEKYILKGNTRAKNLKTVAYINPEDKKSMIDVVSLPQLPDNKVYQIWAELQGKMVNLGVLSEADRRLQEIPYTEDALGLSISIEPKGGSQVRSNDTPVAEISLKIGD, encoded by the coding sequence ATGAATGATAAAATAACTACATTTTTAAATTCTGACTTGTTAAACAAATATTTAATAGGTCAAACAACAGCTTCTGAAACATTAGAAGTTGAACACTATATTTCTACATATCCAGAAATAGAAAAAGCATACGATACACTTCAAGACAAACTAGAGTTTACTGCACAATTAACGACAGTAAAAGCGCCTAAGTTAATCTTAGACAATGTCTTAAATGCTTTAGATGAGAAACCCGTAATTGCTTTAAAACCAAAACGAACAAAAAAATGGTATAGTTTAGCTATTGCAGCTAGTGTAACTGCTTTATTATTTGCTTCAAGTTCTTTTTATCTGTTTAATCAGAACAAACAACTATCAAGCGAGAACCAAACTATTGCCGATGAAATTTTTGATTTAAGAGGTGATATAGCAAATAACAACAGTACTTTAAACCTATTATTAGATCAATTTAAGCAATTAAATAACCCTGAAACAGAAAAGTATATTCTTAAAGGAAACACTAGAGCCAAAAACTTAAAAACGGTCGCCTACATAAACCCAGAAGATAAAAAATCAATGATTGATGTGGTTTCACTACCTCAATTACCTGATAATAAAGTCTATCAAATTTGGGCAGAATTACAAGGTAAAATGGTTAATCTAGGTGTGTTAAGCGAAGCGGATAGACGTCTTCAAGAAATCCCTTATACAGAAGATGCTTTAGGTTTAAGCATATCAATAGAACCTAAAGGAGGTAGCCAAGTAAGATCCAACGATACACCAGTTGCTGAAATATCCTTAAAAATAGGCGATTAA
- a CDS encoding membrane or secreted protein, producing the protein MKLLLLTIGLLGLGFAGIAIKIWAKKDGKFAGTCASQNPMLNTEGESCGFCGKSPDQFDNCNETQHS; encoded by the coding sequence TTGAAACTTTTATTACTTACTATTGGCCTTTTAGGCTTAGGATTTGCAGGAATTGCAATTAAAATTTGGGCAAAGAAAGACGGTAAATTTGCAGGGACTTGTGCAAGTCAAAACCCTATGTTAAATACGGAAGGTGAATCTTGTGGATTTTGTGGAAAATCTCCAGATCAATTTGACAACTGTAACGAAACGCAACACTCTTAA
- a CDS encoding RNA polymerase sigma factor, whose translation MEIDEAITRAKKNDQKAFNYLLNNYWDKVYGFQLKRIQNENDAEDITIQTFSKAFDKIESYNNKYAFNTWLITISKNIHIDIIRKEKNSIKQAISPSDENDVYQVADESPSAEDKLITEQNLAKLLRDIKKIKPHYQEVINLRYFQELSYKEISEELKEPINNIKVKLLRAKKLLAEVIRKK comes from the coding sequence TTGGAAATAGACGAAGCCATAACAAGAGCTAAAAAAAACGATCAAAAAGCGTTTAACTATCTACTAAATAATTACTGGGATAAGGTATATGGGTTTCAGTTAAAACGTATTCAAAATGAAAATGATGCTGAAGATATCACGATTCAAACCTTCTCTAAAGCATTTGATAAGATTGAATCTTATAATAATAAATACGCCTTCAATACTTGGTTAATTACTATTTCTAAAAATATTCATATCGATATTATTAGAAAAGAAAAAAACAGCATTAAACAAGCCATTTCTCCCTCAGATGAAAATGACGTTTATCAAGTCGCTGATGAAAGTCCTTCTGCTGAAGACAAATTAATTACTGAACAGAACCTAGCTAAGTTATTACGAGATATAAAAAAAATAAAACCTCACTATCAAGAGGTTATAAACCTCCGTTATTTTCAGGAATTGAGTTATAAAGAAATTTCTGAAGAATTAAAAGAACCCATAAATAATATTAAAGTAAAATTACTTCGCGCTAAAAAATTATTAGCAGAAGTCATTCGAAAAAAGTAA
- the murB gene encoding UDP-N-acetylmuramate dehydrogenase yields MTILNNISLKPFNTFGIDVTAKHFVSVESVEDLKSIYSTEKDTDKFILGGGSNMLLTKAVDKLVIHLNLKGKTIVSKTDDYVLIESQAGENWHEFVLWTLKQDFGGLENLSLIPGNVGTSPIQNIGAYGVELKDNFYSCKALNLETLELETFNNKDCNFGYRNSIFKQEAKGHYIITSVVFKLSTKNHTLHTNYGAITTQLEHFNIKQPTVQDVSNAVIAIRESKLPNPKEIGNSGSFFKNPVISNVAFSSLQKNFPDAPHYVISETEIKVPAGWLIETAGFKGKTFDNYGVHKKQALVLVNYSDAKGEDILNLSKLIQDTIYRIFNISIEAEVNIF; encoded by the coding sequence GTGACTATTCTAAACAACATATCTTTAAAGCCTTTCAACACTTTTGGTATTGATGTTACTGCTAAACATTTTGTATCGGTTGAGAGTGTCGAAGATCTAAAATCTATTTATTCGACTGAAAAAGATACCGATAAGTTTATCCTTGGTGGTGGTAGCAATATGCTATTGACTAAAGCGGTAGACAAACTTGTTATTCACTTAAATTTAAAAGGAAAAACAATTGTATCCAAAACAGACGACTATGTTTTAATAGAATCTCAGGCTGGCGAAAATTGGCATGAATTTGTCTTATGGACACTAAAACAAGACTTTGGAGGCTTAGAAAATTTATCTTTAATACCAGGAAATGTTGGCACTAGCCCTATACAGAATATTGGTGCTTATGGTGTAGAGCTAAAAGACAATTTTTATTCTTGTAAAGCTTTAAATTTAGAAACATTAGAGTTAGAGACGTTTAATAACAAAGATTGTAATTTTGGTTATCGTAACTCTATATTTAAACAAGAAGCTAAAGGACACTATATAATTACTAGTGTGGTTTTTAAGTTAAGTACTAAAAACCACACTTTACATACTAATTATGGAGCAATTACTACTCAATTAGAACATTTTAACATTAAGCAACCAACAGTTCAAGATGTATCTAATGCTGTTATTGCTATTCGCGAAAGCAAATTACCCAACCCTAAAGAGATTGGTAATTCAGGTAGTTTTTTCAAAAACCCTGTCATTTCCAATGTTGCTTTTTCCTCTCTTCAAAAAAACTTTCCAGATGCTCCGCATTACGTAATTTCTGAAACAGAAATTAAAGTACCTGCGGGCTGGCTAATTGAAACTGCGGGCTTTAAAGGTAAAACCTTTGATAATTACGGTGTCCATAAAAAGCAAGCTTTAGTTTTAGTTAACTACAGTGACGCTAAAGGAGAGGACATTTTAAATCTTTCAAAATTGATACAAGATACTATTTATCGTATCTTTAATATTTCAATTGAAGCTGAAGTTAATATTTTCTAA
- a CDS encoding glycosyltransferase, with amino-acid sequence MLILEVLFYSFVTVVIIQVLFYAVLFGSFAFSKNKKKPTNTIPISVIICAKNEAENIKKFLPSILEQDYPDFEVVLINDSSSDDTLTIFEDFKSSHNNIKIVDVKNIEAFWGNKKYALSLGIKAAKYDHLLFTDADCQPLSNQWIKQMSANFSEKGTIVLGYGAYNKVKNSLLNKLIRFETLLTATQYFSFAKIGIPFMGVGRNLAYHRDEFFKSNGFIKHMQIRSGDDDLFINEAANAKNTTISITPQSFTSSIPKTALKDWIKQKRRHVSTAKHYKIKHQFLLALFYITQVLFWVLGIALALSSFLWPFVLPLILLRFLFQYLSLGYSAKKLNELDTILLLPFLEISLIVLQFIIFITNQISKPNYWK; translated from the coding sequence ATGCTAATACTTGAGGTATTGTTCTACAGTTTTGTTACTGTAGTTATCATTCAAGTATTATTCTATGCTGTCCTATTTGGTAGCTTCGCTTTTTCAAAAAACAAAAAAAAGCCTACCAATACTATTCCTATTTCTGTAATTATATGCGCTAAAAACGAAGCGGAGAATATTAAAAAATTTCTTCCTAGTATTTTAGAGCAAGACTACCCTGACTTTGAAGTCGTTTTAATCAACGATTCATCATCTGATGACACCTTGACAATTTTTGAAGATTTTAAATCTAGTCATAATAACATCAAAATTGTAGATGTCAAAAACATCGAAGCGTTTTGGGGAAATAAAAAATATGCATTATCACTTGGTATTAAAGCTGCCAAATACGACCATCTTTTATTCACCGATGCAGATTGCCAACCTTTATCCAATCAATGGATTAAGCAAATGAGTGCTAATTTTTCTGAAAAAGGAACCATTGTTTTAGGCTATGGTGCTTATAATAAAGTCAAAAACTCTTTACTTAACAAGCTAATAAGATTCGAAACACTTTTAACAGCAACCCAATATTTTTCTTTTGCAAAAATAGGTATCCCTTTTATGGGCGTTGGTCGCAATTTAGCCTATCACAGAGATGAATTTTTTAAATCTAATGGGTTTATAAAACACATGCAAATTAGATCAGGTGATGACGATTTATTTATAAATGAAGCTGCTAATGCTAAAAACACGACTATTAGTATTACGCCACAAAGCTTTACAAGCTCCATTCCAAAAACAGCTTTAAAAGATTGGATAAAGCAAAAACGCAGACATGTATCTACAGCAAAACATTATAAAATTAAACATCAATTTTTATTAGCCTTATTTTACATCACTCAAGTTTTGTTTTGGGTATTAGGAATCGCATTAGCATTATCCTCTTTTTTATGGCCTTTTGTATTGCCTCTAATCCTTTTAAGATTTTTATTCCAATATCTATCGTTGGGCTATTCTGCTAAAAAACTAAACGAATTAGATACGATTCTGTTATTACCTTTTCTTGAGATTTCTTTAATTGTACTACAATTTATTATCTTTATAACTAATCAAATATCAAAACCAAATTATTGGAAATAG
- the lipA gene encoding lipoyl synthase — protein sequence MNTETASNILPKRQPKPKWLRVKLPTGKKYTELRGLVDKYSLNTICASGSCPNMGECWGEGTATFMILGNVCTRSCGFCGVKTGRPEDVDWDEPEKVARSIKIMGIKHAVLTSVDRDDLKDMGSIMWAETVKAVRRMNPETTLETLIPDFQGVEMHIDRIIDVAPEVVSHNIETVKRLTREVRIQAKYEKSLGVLKYLKQQGQRRTKSGIMLGLGEEREEVIQTLHDLRDNDVDVVTIGQYLQPSKKHLPVKRFILPDEFKEYEEIGLKLGFRHVESSALVRSSYKAQKHIN from the coding sequence ATGAATACAGAAACTGCATCTAATATATTACCAAAAAGACAACCAAAACCAAAATGGTTACGCGTAAAATTACCTACTGGTAAAAAATACACAGAACTAAGAGGTTTAGTTGATAAATACAGCCTAAATACCATTTGCGCATCAGGAAGCTGTCCTAACATGGGAGAATGCTGGGGAGAAGGTACTGCAACATTCATGATTTTAGGGAATGTTTGTACACGATCTTGTGGATTTTGCGGTGTCAAAACGGGACGCCCAGAAGATGTGGATTGGGATGAACCGGAAAAAGTAGCACGCTCTATTAAAATAATGGGTATTAAACATGCTGTTTTAACTAGTGTGGATAGAGATGACCTAAAAGATATGGGAAGTATTATGTGGGCAGAAACTGTTAAAGCTGTTCGTAGAATGAACCCTGAAACAACTCTTGAGACTTTAATTCCAGACTTTCAAGGTGTAGAAATGCATATTGATCGCATTATTGATGTGGCTCCTGAAGTGGTTTCTCATAACATAGAAACCGTTAAAAGACTAACAAGAGAAGTCCGCATACAAGCAAAATACGAAAAAAGCTTAGGTGTATTAAAATACTTAAAGCAACAAGGACAACGTAGAACAAAATCTGGTATTATGCTAGGTCTTGGAGAAGAACGTGAAGAGGTGATCCAAACACTTCATGACTTACGTGATAACGATGTAGATGTTGTTACTATTGGTCAATACTTACAACCTAGTAAAAAGCATTTACCTGTTAAACGTTTTATACTACCAGACGAGTTTAAAGAATATGAAGAGATTGGGCTTAAATTAGGGTTTAGACATGTAGAAAGTAGTGCTTTAGTGCGTTCTTCTTACAAAGCTCAAAAACACATAAACTAA
- a CDS encoding RNA polymerase sigma factor — MNFSLEEHIIAHLKNGDKQAINLLYENYADALFGVIKKVISDDDLAQDVLQETLIKVWKKGKSYNPDKAKLFTWLYRIAYNSAIDKIRSVNKKSIKEIQIENSNVYKLTTNSLNEDVLDIKKHLHTLELKYQIVINALFFEGMTQQEASEELDIPLGTIKSRLKIALRELKKIYNP; from the coding sequence TTGAATTTCTCATTAGAAGAACATATTATAGCACACCTCAAAAACGGTGATAAACAAGCTATAAACCTGTTATACGAAAATTACGCAGATGCCTTATTTGGCGTTATAAAAAAAGTAATATCCGACGATGACTTAGCACAAGACGTCCTTCAGGAAACACTTATCAAAGTGTGGAAAAAAGGAAAGAGTTATAATCCGGATAAAGCTAAATTATTTACATGGCTATATCGGATTGCCTATAACTCAGCGATAGACAAAATACGATCTGTAAATAAAAAATCTATCAAAGAAATCCAAATCGAAAATTCAAACGTATATAAACTGACAACGAATAGTTTAAACGAGGATGTTTTAGATATAAAAAAACATTTACATACCCTCGAATTAAAGTATCAGATTGTTATTAACGCTTTATTTTTTGAAGGAATGACACAACAAGAAGCTAGTGAAGAACTAGATATACCATTGGGGACAATAAAATCAAGATTAAAAATTGCGTTACGTGAATTAAAAAAAATTTACAACCCTTAA
- the gap gene encoding type I glyceraldehyde-3-phosphate dehydrogenase has product MITVAINGFGRIGRRLFRLLHNNPKIRVVAINDLADAKTLAHLAKYDSIHGVFPADITSTDHAILVNGVAVPLLNQNHPKNIDWSLYSPDFVIESTGKFKTTSDLQHHITNGAKRVILSVPATEDDIKTIVLGVNQDELDGTETIISNASCTTNNAAPMIDIINELCGINQAYITTIHSYTTDQSLHDQPHRDLRRARAAGQSIVPTTTGAAKALTKIFPELSEVIGGCGIRVPVANGSLTDITFNVKQSVTIQTINEAFKKASHEKYKGILEYTEDPIVSIDIVGNPHSCIFDAQMTSVIGNMVKIIGWYDNETGYSSRIIDLIFNLSENK; this is encoded by the coding sequence ATGATTACAGTTGCCATTAATGGTTTTGGACGCATAGGACGACGTCTTTTTAGATTGCTTCATAATAATCCAAAAATTAGGGTTGTCGCCATTAATGATTTAGCAGATGCTAAAACATTAGCTCACTTAGCAAAATATGACAGTATACATGGTGTATTCCCTGCAGACATAACATCGACAGATCACGCAATACTAGTTAATGGTGTTGCTGTTCCTTTGCTAAACCAAAATCACCCAAAAAACATTGACTGGTCTTTGTATTCGCCCGACTTTGTCATTGAATCTACAGGAAAATTCAAAACAACTTCAGACTTACAGCATCATATTACTAATGGTGCAAAGCGCGTAATTTTAAGTGTTCCTGCAACTGAAGATGATATTAAAACGATTGTTTTAGGTGTTAATCAAGACGAATTAGATGGTACCGAAACCATAATATCTAATGCTTCTTGTACTACAAACAATGCAGCTCCAATGATTGATATTATTAATGAGCTATGTGGTATAAATCAAGCCTACATCACAACAATTCATTCTTATACTACAGATCAAAGTTTACATGATCAACCACATAGAGATTTACGTCGTGCTCGAGCAGCAGGACAGAGTATAGTACCGACCACTACTGGAGCTGCAAAAGCATTAACTAAAATTTTTCCAGAATTATCAGAGGTTATAGGTGGTTGTGGTATCAGAGTTCCTGTTGCTAATGGATCATTAACAGATATAACGTTTAATGTAAAACAATCTGTAACAATCCAAACAATTAATGAGGCTTTTAAAAAAGCATCACATGAAAAATATAAAGGGATTCTAGAATACACAGAAGATCCTATTGTATCCATTGACATTGTAGGCAACCCACACTCTTGTATTTTTGATGCCCAAATGACTTCTGTAATTGGCAATATGGTAAAGATTATTGGCTGGTACGATAATGAAACCGGGTATTCCAGTAGAATCATTGACTTGATTTTCAATTTGTCGGAAAATAAATAA